AAAATGGCGACCCTTACGAGAATGCAATTGCAGAAAGGGTAAACGGCATCATCAAAACAGAGTTCAATCTGCACACCAGCTCTTTAGGTTTTGAACAAACCGGGAATCAAATAGCGAAAAGTATCAAGGCCTACAATGAACTACGTCCTCATGCGAGCTGTAACTACTTAACCCCGGAAGAGGCTCACCTTAATTTAAAACCGCTCACAAAGCGATGGAAAAACTATCACACACAAAACAAAAGTAAATCTCAATGTATAGCTGACCTAGGATTATGAATTACATTTGTATAACTAAAACAGGATTTATTTAGTAATCTGTATAGCTATTTTAGGACGCGACACTCTCAATGGATACTGCATAGATAGAGCATAGATACAGCATGGATAAAGCATAGATAAAGCATGGATGGAGACAAAAGCGCATAGCAGCGGAATGCCTCAAGTTGGAGGTTCATAGTTCATAGTTCTTGGTTGGTATTTGAGAATTCATAATGAGCATAAACGTCCCATCTTTAGTCTCGCTCCTTTCCCCTTGATACTTGCTTCTTGCTCCTAAAAATAAATCAACCTTCAAAACGGGTAGTTTTTTCCCGCCTGAACCGATCCAACTCAACACTCAAAACTCAAAACTTCACACTCAAAACGGATCCCCCCACTTCGTATCCGTATACACATTCTCCCCGCCCAACGTCAATAAAAACGCCTTCAATGCCGCTTTCTCGTCGTCTGTCATATTCAGGCGCTGTACGTGTCCGCCCGGAGACAGGCGCGGGTCAAGGCGACGGTTCGGCTGGATATCTGCATTGTAGTGTGCGATTACCGCATCGAGAGTAGGAAGGATGCCATCGTGCATGAACGGACCGTTCAGCGTGCCGTCTTTTTTCACAATGTCACGCAGCGAAGGCGCCCGGGTGTTATCAAGGTCGACGGTCAGCGATGGGTCGATGGTACTCGTAATTCCGTTGTTTTGTGAATCGGGGTTGATGTCGAACTCCGGTCCGGCATGGCAGCCCGCGCACCCTACGCCGCCGCCCGTACGGTTACCGTTACCGTCGAAGGTGGGGGGCGCCGTGAACAACTGCTTGCCCTGGTTTTCCTGGGGCGTGAAGTTCGGAAACGGGACGTTATTGTTCGCCACCTGTGCGCGTCCGACATCGTATTTAGAATCAAAGGATGTGATGCTGCGTACGAACTGTGCCAGCGCGTTCTGTATGCGGGTTTCTGTAACCGTAGCATCGCCATAGGCAATGGTAAACAATTCCCGGTAGTAATCTACCGCCTGAAGTTTGGCAATCAATTCCGGCATGCCCTGGTCACCGTCGAATCCGCTGAAGCCCATTTCCGTATGGTTCTGGATCGGCTGGGTCGTCTGCGCTTCCAGTGTCTCTGCCCGCTCATCCCAGAAGAAATGCGGCTCAAAGCCGAAGCGGGCATTGATCAGGCGCATCGTGTGCCGTGTCGTAACACCATTCACCCCATTGCTGGCCACCAACGGATCGCCGAACGCATGTGCCTGTTGGTGGCACGACGCGCAGGAAATGGTATTGTTGGATGACAGTTTCTTATCGTAAAACAATACCCGTCCCAACGTAGCACCCGCGTTGGTAATAGGATTCGTATTGGTATTGTCACGGTTGATATACGCCGGAATCGCCTGGTTGGCATAGTTCGCCAGGTTGTCAGGGTCAATGGCGTCGCCGAACGTAGCCGTGATCGCCGGATACGGATCGACCGGGATGTACTCGCTACTGTCGTCGTCTTTATTACATGCCCCCAGTGAAAGGGCTGCTATGGCAAATGGAAGAAATCGTTTCATGGTTAGGTGGTTAACAGGTTCGCAATCTACTAAACATTTCGGTATGGACGCGGAACAACCGTTTAAGTTTAATTTAACAGGAAAAAAAGTAGACGGTGGTCAGTCGTTAGTAGTCAGTCGTTCGCAACAAACCCCAACGCTCCGTCTTCTGAATCCCAGTCTTCCCGACTTCCGGTCTTCCTGACTCCCGAATTCTCGATCTCCCGAACTTCCCAACTTCCCTTCTATTCTTCCAAACTTCCCACTATATTTGTACTCCATAACACAAAACGTATGAAGCTACTCGAAGGAAAAACGGCCATCATCACCGGGGCCAGTCGCGGCATCGGAAAAGGGATCGCCGAAGTATTCGCAAAACACGGCGCTAATGTCGCTTTCACCTACAGTTCATCTGCCGAGTCGGCCAAGGCCCTCGAAGACAGCCTGAACGCTATGGGGATCAAAGCGAAAGGTTACCAGTCGGATGCCTCGGATTTCAACCAGGCACAGGAATTTGTGAATGCCGTACTGGCGGATTTCGGTAAAGTCGATATCCTCATCAACAACGCAGGCATCACCAAAGACAACCTCCTGATGCGGATGTCGGAAGAAGATTTCGATAAAGTAATCGCCGTCAACCTGAAGTCGGTTTTCAATATGACAAAGGCCATCCAAAAAACGTTCCTTGGCCAACGTTCGGGCTCTATCATCAACATGAGTTCGGTCGTGGGCGTAAAAGGAAACGCCGGACAGGCCAATTACGCCGCTTCCAAAGCCGGTGTGATCGGCTTTACGAAGTCGGTGGCACTCGAACTCGGCTCGCGTAACATCCGTTGCAACGCCATCGCTCCGGGTTTCATCGAAACGGAAATGACGGCCAAGCTGGGTGAGAGCGTAGTCAAAGAATGGGCCGCCGCCATTCCCCTTAAACGAGGCGGAACCACCGAAGACGTGGCGAACGCGTGTCTGTTCCTCGGGTCGGACCTGAGCGCTTATGTAACCGGCCAGGTACTCAATGTCGACGGAGGGATGTTAACCTAATTATCTGAGGCACCCGTCGTGTAATAACACAGCGCCGTGGTGCACAACCCGCTATACAGCATGGACGCAAGTTCTATAGGGTTGCTTCTGCTGGCCGTTGTGGCCTCAGCTGCCATTTCCTATTACCAATATTTCTTTAGGGTCGAAAGCAGGTCGAAGACGCACCTGCTTTTGGCTTTCCTACGCTTCGTCGGCGTGCTCGGCCTGTTGCTGCTGCTGGTGAACCCACGCATTACCCGCACTACCTACGAAGAACGGAAGACACCACTGCCGGTGGTCGTCGATAACTCGGCTTCCATTGCCGATCTGAAAGCCGATAAAACCGCACGTGCGCTTTATGAAAAACTGAGTGGGGA
This genomic interval from Flavobacterium sp. HJ-32-4 contains the following:
- a CDS encoding cytochrome-c peroxidase, producing the protein MKRFLPFAIAALSLGACNKDDDSSEYIPVDPYPAITATFGDAIDPDNLANYANQAIPAYINRDNTNTNPITNAGATLGRVLFYDKKLSSNNTISCASCHQQAHAFGDPLVASNGVNGVTTRHTMRLINARFGFEPHFFWDERAETLEAQTTQPIQNHTEMGFSGFDGDQGMPELIAKLQAVDYYRELFTIAYGDATVTETRIQNALAQFVRSITSFDSKYDVGRAQVANNNVPFPNFTPQENQGKQLFTAPPTFDGNGNRTGGGVGCAGCHAGPEFDINPDSQNNGITSTIDPSLTVDLDNTRAPSLRDIVKKDGTLNGPFMHDGILPTLDAVIAHYNADIQPNRRLDPRLSPGGHVQRLNMTDDEKAALKAFLLTLGGENVYTDTKWGDPF
- the fabG gene encoding 3-oxoacyl-[acyl-carrier-protein] reductase, with the protein product MKLLEGKTAIITGASRGIGKGIAEVFAKHGANVAFTYSSSAESAKALEDSLNAMGIKAKGYQSDASDFNQAQEFVNAVLADFGKVDILINNAGITKDNLLMRMSEEDFDKVIAVNLKSVFNMTKAIQKTFLGQRSGSIINMSSVVGVKGNAGQANYAASKAGVIGFTKSVALELGSRNIRCNAIAPGFIETEMTAKLGESVVKEWAAAIPLKRGGTTEDVANACLFLGSDLSAYVTGQVLNVDGGMLT